A stretch of the Caldalkalibacillus salinus genome encodes the following:
- a CDS encoding aldehyde dehydrogenase family protein, whose product MSNQSQPFIRPNTTGSIVQYQDTYDNFIGGEWVPPKKGQYFENPSPVDGKTFTKVARSTEEDIEAALSAAHRAKDAWGKTSVEQRSRILLQIADRLEENLEPLALSETWDNGKAIRETLAADLPLAIDHWRYFAGVIRGEESGVSEIDAQTVSMHINEPIGVVGQIIPWNFPLLMASWKLAPALAAGNCVVLKPAEQTPATILLFAELVGDLLPPGVLNIVNGFGPEAGQPLATSPNVGKIAFTGETTTGRLIMQFASENIKPVTLELGGKSPNVFTESVLREDDAFLDKALEGFTMFALNQGEVCTCPSRAFIQESIYDEFMDRALKRVKEIKMGDPLKQDTMMGAQASADQYEKILSYIDIGQKEGARVLTGGRAYQNPQYPQGYYVEPTVFEGHNKMRIFQEEIFGPVVSVTTFKDENDLIEQANDTLYGLGAGVWTRDMHQAYGLSRQIEAGRVWVNCYHAYPAHASFGGYKQSGIGRETHKMMLEHYQQTKNMLISYDKNPTGLF is encoded by the coding sequence ATGTCTAATCAGAGCCAACCATTTATCAGACCTAACACAACGGGTAGCATCGTTCAATATCAAGACACGTATGACAATTTTATTGGGGGTGAATGGGTGCCCCCAAAGAAGGGGCAATACTTTGAAAATCCCTCCCCGGTAGACGGGAAAACATTCACCAAAGTGGCTCGTTCCACTGAGGAGGATATTGAAGCCGCTTTAAGTGCCGCCCACCGTGCCAAAGACGCGTGGGGAAAAACGTCGGTAGAACAAAGGAGTCGCATATTACTCCAAATAGCGGATCGTCTTGAAGAAAATCTAGAACCACTTGCCTTGTCTGAAACGTGGGATAACGGTAAAGCCATCCGGGAAACACTAGCCGCTGATCTACCACTGGCCATCGATCATTGGCGCTACTTTGCTGGTGTGATTCGAGGTGAAGAAAGCGGCGTGTCAGAAATCGATGCCCAAACCGTCTCAATGCACATCAACGAGCCTATCGGCGTGGTCGGTCAGATTATTCCTTGGAACTTTCCACTATTAATGGCGTCCTGGAAGCTAGCACCTGCCCTGGCCGCGGGTAACTGTGTGGTTCTAAAACCGGCGGAACAAACACCTGCGACGATCTTGCTATTCGCTGAACTCGTTGGCGACTTGCTTCCACCAGGCGTGCTTAATATTGTCAACGGATTCGGTCCTGAAGCGGGGCAACCTCTTGCCACCTCTCCTAATGTAGGAAAAATTGCCTTTACAGGGGAAACGACAACGGGTCGATTGATCATGCAATTTGCTTCGGAGAACATTAAGCCTGTCACCCTTGAATTAGGCGGAAAATCGCCAAACGTCTTCACTGAAAGTGTACTACGGGAGGATGATGCTTTCTTAGACAAAGCCTTAGAAGGGTTTACCATGTTCGCTCTGAATCAAGGGGAAGTTTGTACCTGTCCATCACGCGCTTTCATTCAAGAATCGATCTACGATGAGTTCATGGACAGAGCCCTTAAGAGAGTGAAAGAAATTAAAATGGGAGACCCACTTAAGCAGGACACGATGATGGGGGCACAAGCATCAGCCGATCAATATGAGAAGATTCTCAGCTACATCGATATCGGGCAAAAAGAAGGCGCCCGTGTCTTAACGGGAGGGCGTGCGTATCAGAATCCTCAATATCCTCAAGGTTATTATGTTGAACCCACCGTGTTTGAGGGGCACAACAAAATGAGAATCTTCCAAGAAGAAATCTTTGGACCTGTCGTTTCCGTTACAACGTTCAAAGATGAAAACGATCTCATCGAACAAGCGAATGATACACTCTATGGATTAGGTGCTGGTGTGTGGACGAGAGATATGCATCAAGCGTATGGCTTATCTAGACAAATCGAGGCCGGTCGTGTCTGGGTAAATTGTTATCACGCCTATCCTGCTCATGCCTCATTCGGGGGTTATAAGCAGTCTGGTATCGGACGTGAAACACATAAGATGATGCTTGAGCACTATCAGCAAACGAAAAACATGCTCATATCCTACGATAAGAATCCTACTGGCCTCTTTTAA